Proteins encoded together in one Microbacterium oxydans window:
- a CDS encoding F0F1 ATP synthase subunit B: MLNALVTNLAAEGEPNNPLIPAWYDIIWSGLWFIVILIVVWKVALPKLTKMLDERSAAIEGNIAKADEAQKQAEAALEEYTRQLAEARTEAGEIREAAREDGKKIVAEAKDAATSEAARITATAHTQIEAERQTALVSLRSEVGTLAIDLAGGVVGETLSDDARATAVVDRFLAELEASEKAAQ, encoded by the coding sequence ATGCTGAACGCTCTTGTCACGAACCTCGCAGCAGAGGGTGAGCCGAACAACCCGCTCATCCCTGCGTGGTACGACATCATCTGGTCGGGCCTCTGGTTCATCGTCATCCTCATCGTGGTCTGGAAGGTCGCCCTTCCGAAGCTGACGAAGATGCTCGATGAGCGCTCCGCCGCGATCGAGGGCAACATCGCCAAGGCCGACGAGGCGCAGAAGCAGGCGGAGGCGGCACTCGAGGAGTACACGCGTCAGCTCGCTGAGGCGCGTACCGAGGCCGGCGAGATCCGCGAGGCCGCCCGTGAGGACGGCAAGAAGATCGTCGCCGAGGCGAAGGATGCCGCGACCTCCGAGGCCGCACGCATCACCGCCACCGCGCACACGCAGATCGAGGCCGAGCGTCAGACCGCTCTCGTCTCGCTGCGCAGCGAGGTCGGAACGCTCGCCATCGACCTCGCCGGTGGCGTGGTCGGCGAGACGCTGTCCGACGACGCACGTGCGACGGCTGTCGTCGATCGCTTCCTCGCCGAGCTCGAGGCATCCGAGAAGGCGGCTCAGTAA
- the atpE gene encoding ATP synthase F0 subunit C, with protein sequence MDATTVLAEINGHLGAVGYGLAAIGPAIGVGIVVGKTIEGVARQPELAGRLQVLMWIGIAFTEALAFVGIAVAFIPFP encoded by the coding sequence GTGGACGCTACTACGGTTCTCGCTGAAATCAACGGTCACCTCGGAGCGGTCGGCTACGGCCTCGCCGCCATCGGCCCGGCCATCGGCGTCGGCATCGTCGTCGGCAAGACCATCGAGGGTGTCGCTCGTCAGCCCGAGCTGGCCGGCCGTCTCCAGGTCCTCATGTGGATCGGTATCGCCTTCACCGAGGCGCTTGCATTCGTCGGCATCGCCGTCGCATTCATTCCCTTCCCGTAA
- the atpB gene encoding F0F1 ATP synthase subunit A, protein MNRIHLVQLLAVIAVVLFLWLGTRRMKVVPGRFQSLTEMGLGFVRTNVAHDMLGRKDGDRFLPILTTIFFMVLFMNITGIIPFLNMPGTAIIAVPLTLAIVSYVTFIYAGIKRHGFRFFKNSLFPQGVPAAAMPIVAIIELISTFILRPVTLTLRLLMNLVVGHMILVLAFSATQFFFFTAGGGWAALGVGTLAFGGAFTLFEILVAVLQAYVFTVLTAVYIQLAVAEEH, encoded by the coding sequence GTGAACCGGATCCATCTGGTGCAGCTCCTCGCGGTCATCGCCGTGGTGCTGTTCCTGTGGCTCGGCACCCGCCGCATGAAGGTGGTGCCCGGACGCTTCCAGAGCCTGACGGAGATGGGGCTCGGCTTCGTCCGGACCAACGTCGCCCACGACATGCTCGGGCGCAAGGACGGCGACCGCTTCCTCCCGATCCTCACCACGATCTTCTTCATGGTGCTGTTCATGAACATCACGGGAATCATCCCGTTCCTGAACATGCCGGGAACGGCGATCATCGCGGTGCCGCTCACGCTCGCCATCGTCAGCTACGTGACGTTCATCTACGCGGGCATCAAGCGCCACGGCTTCCGATTCTTCAAGAACTCGCTGTTCCCGCAGGGCGTCCCCGCGGCAGCGATGCCGATCGTGGCGATCATCGAGCTCATCTCGACGTTCATCCTGCGCCCCGTCACGCTGACGCTGCGTCTTCTCATGAACCTCGTCGTGGGGCACATGATCCTGGTCCTCGCGTTCTCCGCGACCCAGTTCTTCTTCTTCACCGCAGGCGGCGGCTGGGCCGCGCTCGGTGTCGGAACCCTCGCCTTCGGCGGCGCCTTCACTCTCTTCGAGATTCTGGTCGCCGTTCTCCAGGCATACGTCTTCACCGTCCTCACCGCGGTCTACATCCAGCTCGCGGTCGCAGAAGAGCACTGA